In Brassica napus cultivar Da-Ae chromosome C9 unlocalized genomic scaffold, Da-Ae chrC09_Random_40, whole genome shotgun sequence, the DNA window TCACAAGGAGGTAGATGACAACTTTGCATGTTTTTTAACTACCCCGTTACACACATTTGCGACTTGCACGTTTGTTCAAGGATGAAAAACATGGTTTTTGGCCTCTGCAGGCACTTGACTGTCTACCTGAGTGTATTTGACGGGATTGCTGTGCAGAAGGACAACTAAAGGCGCTACTCTGATGTAGAACTAAAGATGGTTGTTGCAACAAATATATTTGGAGGTAAGAACGAACTCTCTGTTAAACTTTGTACACTAAGGTCTTGGGGTTAACTTGTGGTCGTGTTAAATACATTAGTGAACAAGTTTTTATAAAAGGTCTACCATAATTTTGAGGAAGCTGCTGATTCACGCTAAGTTGCTATATCTTGACGCCTGACCACATTTAAAATCGGCACAATCATCAGACTCATAACCTCTTTGATTGCAAGCAGGCTGTTCATCAACGCTTCTTCTGGTACTCATTCAGATCCATAGAACTTTCAGGTCAGAGATAAAGACAGAGAGACACCATTGGCTGGCCGAGTATCATGAGTGGAAAAAAGAGAGGCTCAACAGATACCAATGAAGTAAGGTAACTGAATAAGACATGAATGTTCTTATTTTTGGTTTACTGATTTCAGGAACTTATGATCTTGATTCCTGGAACTAGATAGTTTCTTTTGTATTCTTGCAAACCGATATTGTAATATATTCTAGAGAACCACATCTAATGCACCCCGAATCAGCAGCAGAAACAAATCAAGAAGGTTTGCCTTATGGGTTTGCGATTAAACGAGATGGGCTTGAAGTATATTGCAAATGTGTTTATGAACATATTTCAGCCCAAAGAAAGAAAGGAACAACAAGAAATTATAAGTGATGGTcatataatatatcaatctgaCGGTAATTCAGAGACCGTCGatcatgtagaagcacgagacCAGCCGAAGAGTTTTAGGACTACAATCCTTCAATTTCGGTCAAGTCAAGACATTTATGATTTTGGTCAATTCAAAGTCTTTGATCAAGTCTTCCTAGTCTTTATAAGTTGCCAATTTCTATGTTTGGCTAGTCTTTTTGTATGCGTTGCCTATTATATAAAGaccatttgatcaatgaaataaaataagatttaagtGATTATTTTTGGAACCTTGAGATGGATTCTCACTTCTCGTTTTttggtgtggttagctccaagTAACACCTCTTTCCCGTTGGACTTGTGCGTTATATCAAGCAACGGATCGAGACTGCttctttgttggaccggtgcgtcgcATCCGGCAACAAATTGGCTTCGGGAATATCAGCAGCCTTCCGCATCTGCTGTGCGACCCTTCGATCCACCATTTCTTCCTTTgttggacttgtgcgtcatatcaaaCAACAATCGAAGCTcggtagtatcaagagactctccgcccctcttgtgtcaccattcaatcCACCAGTTCTCTcttttggcgagttcatatcccttAAGTCCGATTGAGTGATCTTTCCCTAATCTAGGacgtatcaagtggtatcagagccactcaaccGGTACTTGTGTGTTCATTTTTCTCATctttccatcttcttcatccatcttctaccattcatcttctttttttttaaaaaaatatatatatatattctacgGAAAGCCAAGAGATCATCCCATCTGAAGCTAAAGAAAGACAGATTTGAGGGCAAATctttttaaaggaggagggaaTGATGCACCCCGAATCAGCAGCAGAAACAAATCAAGAAGATTTGGCTTATGGGTTTGCGATTAAACGAGATGGGCTTGAAGTATATTGCAAATGTGTTTATGAACAAGTTTCAGCCCAAAGAAAGAAAGGACCAACAAGAAATTATAAGTGATGGTCATATAATATATCAATTTGACGGTAATTCAGAGACCGTCGATCATGTGGAAGCACGAGACCAGCCGAAGAGTTTTACGACTACAATCCTTCAATTTCGGTCAAGTCAAGACATTTATGATTTTGGTCAATTCAAAGTCTTTGGTCAAGTCTTCCTAGTTTTTATAAGTTGCCAATTTCTATGTTTGGCTAGTCTTTTTGTATGCCTTGCCTATTATATAAAGgccatttgatcaatgaaataaaataagatttaagtGATTATTTTTGGAACCTTGAGATGGATTCTCACTTCTCGTTTcttggtgtggttagctccaagTAACACTTCTTTCCCGTTGGACTTGTGCGTTATATCAAGCAACGGATCGAGACTGCTTATTTGTTGGACCGGTGTGTCGCATCCGGCAACAAATTGGCTTCGGGAATATTAGCAGCCTTCCGCATCTGCTGTGCGACCCTTCGATCCATCATTTCTTCCTTTgttggacttgtgcgtcatatcaaaCAACAATCGAAGCTcggtagtatcaagagactctccgcccctcttgtgtcaccattcaatccaccagttctcccttttggcgagttcatatcccttAAGTCCGATTGAGTGATATTTCCCTAATTTAGGGTGTATCAACATCGTTACATgctcattaaaatatatatacaaacagaCAGACGAGAAAGAAAGTGCTTCAAATCATAGTCTTCACCAAAACTTGGGATTAAAACTAAAGTGGCTGATGGAATTTAAGAGAAAACAGAGTAATGAGACACACCAAATATAACACTCAAATGATTTCTTTGGACACAAGTAACTGGTATGTGTTGGGAAATTTTAGTGAtgtttgatccttcgatgtaaaaacaaaaagatgcaCATTTAACTCTGGTGGTGGTGGATCATGAACAACTTTTCCCTTTGTAAACAATGTCTGGATTCGGCGATAAGGACGTGAACTCGGTAGAAATCTTctatgacaatcaaaccaacacgtCTTTCTTCCATGTTTCAACTGATATGCATCAGTACTATCCTGACAATGTGGACACGATAactttccatgtgttgtccatccagacaacattcCATATGCGGGAAAATCACTGAtagtccacataagtactgcatGCATCTTGAAGTTCTGTCTGCATAAATGTCAAATGTTTCTACACCATTTGCCCATAACTCTTGCAACTCATAAATCAGCGGCTGTAAGAAAACATCAAGAGATCGTTTGGGATGTTCTGGACCAGGAACAAGTATGTTGAGAAATAGAAACTCTCGTTTCATGCACAAAGAGGGGGGCAAATTGTAAGGTGTGAAAATTACTGGCCATAATGAATATTGCCTTCCATGTTTTCCAAATGGgttgaaaccatcagtacataatccgaGGTAGACGTTTCTGCTCTCTGATGCAAATTCCTCATAAATTGATTGAAAGTGCTTCCATGCTTTTGCATCTGAGGGATGCACAATTTCTCCTTCACTTGAGTGCTCTTTAGCCATCTCATAGCACTTGCTGTGCGTTCCGATTGATATAACCTTTTAAGCCTATCAGCTAATGGCAAATACCACATACGTTTATATGGAACCTTAGCTCTTCCACTAGTGACCTTAAATCGGGGTTTACCACAAATTTACATGCCAAGTAGTTCGCATCGGCTTTCCAGTAAATCATACAGTTGTCGATGCAAGCGTCTATCATTTGAAATGGCAAACCTAGACCCGAAACAAGTTTATCGACCTCGTCGTAAGAAGATGGACACATATTATCTTCGGGGAGATAATCTTTCACAAAATCAGCAATTGCATCTACACAGTCTTCTGCCAAATTAAAATCTGATTTTATGGTCATCATCCTAGTTGCAGCCGATAAAggagaatgattttttttacaacCCTCATATATTGGATGCTTAGCTGCATCCAACATATCAAAAAATCTCCTTGCTTCTAAATTTGGTTCCTCAACTCTCTCTCCGTTTTCTATAAATGAAGAGATGTTTTCACGAAATGCATCGTTTACCATTTGCATTGTATCACTAGATTCAACTACCATTCTAGGTTCCTCAAAATTAACCGGCACATATTCACTAGTACTAGGCATATTTCCGGTATCAACTTCCCCATGAAAATaccatattttataattatgtgTAAATCCGTATTGATACAAATGATTCCATACTCTTTCAATAGGAATGAATTTACTATTATCGCAACGAATACAAGGACAAAACGTCTTACCTTCTCTCAAAGTAATCTCTTGATTTCCGGCAAAACGCATGAACTCGTTAAGCCCTTCCGCAAACTCTTTTGAAATTTGCCCATTTGAATCCCATTGATCGTACATCCATCtacgaaaattaaaaatatgtgaaGACATTTTAAGTGCTGTTTTCTTAACTTTGTATCTGTCTGTAGATTGCAAATGAATCAATTGCCTTATATAGATGATATATGACTAACGGCTAGtttgcaaactaaatgaaaaatcagatttttgatcattttccgACCACTGTCCCAACGGTTGGGAACaactaaactttttaaaatgcCTGACCACTTTCTGATTAGTTTCTGACCAAAATTCTGACGATCATAAAGTGGTCAAAATTCAGTCACAAATTACTGACCATTTTTTAACCAGTTTTTTTGGTCAGTAATTGCCGACCACTTTTTGTCCATTTATTTAGATCGTCATTAAATGATCAGTTTATGGTCGGAAACAGTTTTGACCAACTTAAGTGGTCAGAAAATTGGTTAGAATTCACTATGTTTTGTTGTAGTGTACATTTTGATTTCAAAACTTTTCTGTACCTAATAAAGTAAGAATGCTAGTGTGAAAAATAAGTTATGGGTTCAAAATGCTACGGCTATGGAAATCTACAATTCGTCATGCGTAGATTTCGCATATGATAAACATTTACACATGCAATTTGCATTACTAATCATATAGACGTGCATATACTAGTTATTTTGGGCctgaaacatattaaaactGAACAAATATTCAAAGGATACAGCTAATATATTGATTTGGCCTACTCTAATTTGCTCGATAAATAGTTTAGCGGTTATACTTTAACGTAGAGTTTAAGTTAATTACATTTGAGGGagtttttaaacaaataacTAAATTTGCTAGAGTGTAAGTAGATATATAGCCTAGCGGATTGGGGGAAGAAACGCAATTGCTCTAGAGGCATCTTTTTTAAAGAACACGTACACacatttcttaaaatatatggTGAAATGATCGCATGTTGTTTTGAGAATGTCACGAGATAACAAATGCGAGTGGTGTATGATAAGATTTGTTTCCTTCTTATGTGAATCTTCGTTTCTCCTATTCACAAAGTAGATAGCTCATTACAAAGTTCGGATTAAAAACTTATAGAATCACGCTCTACAGGCTACATCCCTATTAGACATGATACAAACGACTTAGGGTCCACAAATTACAATTGTTTTTTTGATAAGCCATGATCTGGTCGGCACCGGAATTAATTTGCTTAGTGCTAAAGAGTGGACTAGCCCAAAAGCGTACGACACCGTCTAACCCGAGTTTCaaattacaaatttataatttcgccaaaaaagaaaaacattaaataCGTGTGCAAGAAATATTTCGAGGGATTTGATTTTGGTCTAATTTGGACCCATGAAGTTCGATGCACACATATAGTGTCTTCTCCACTTGGTCCGACCAAGACAAAGACAGAGACATATCATCCATTGGCTATGGCATAACCACTTCACTTTTAAAACCCATCGCACGTTCCATCATTGGCGTATCCAAAAGTCCAATGAATAATGTCAATTTCTAAACCATTTCAAGTATTAAAACATTAAGCAATTTTtgatcaaatttatttattaacctCATATAATATGTTTCACCTATGGATCACATAAAACGTGTAGATAAGAGAAGCTGTGTTTGAGGCTCCAGTTCATTTTTACCTACCACGATAGTCCCAAAGAAcccaaaaaatgataaaataagtACGTGTTTGGAATTGTTGAGTTAGACAGTTCTGGGAATGGGTTTGAGAAGCTTTGTGTTTATAATTTTGCTTGACACTATCTAAAGCTAATATTTTAGATATCCTGAAATTGGAAACGTTTGGAACGAATAACTAGTACCTCTGGCACACAACACGAATAACCCATGATATTTCATTTCATGTACAGGAAAAGTATTTTGTACAACCTTCTTTCAGTATCATATATTTAAACtttaacaagttttttttttcagaaaataaatcACTTTTGTGCTTCCAGtttaattaacaaataaataGGCACCATGAGATTCCACTAACTATTGTGTATATAAACATTAGAGAATCGGTCAATTCACTTCAGCATCCTCACACTTTGAATGCTCAACCAAACTTCACTTCATAGGTAAACTTCTTTGCAACCACATAAattgagaagaagatgaaagaaagagattcagagAGTTTTGAATCtctatttagcaaaaaaaagagttttgaaTCTCTCTCTCAAGTTCTCCCAAACACTTCAAATCCTGCACATATGATCCAAATGGCCATGGCAAACTCAGGTTCATCTGCAGCCGCACCTCCACGTCAAGACCAACATGACCGGTCAAAGTGGCTGCTCGACTGTCCTGAACCACCTAGCCCGTGGCATGAGCTTAAAAGCCAAGTCAAAGAATCTTTCCTAACCAAAGCCAAAAGGTTCAAGTCTCTTCAAAAACAGCCTCTCCCTAAACGAATCCTCTCTATCCTCCAAGCCGTTTTCCCAATCTTTGGTTGGTGCAGAAACTATAAACTCATCATGTTCAAGAACGATCTCATGGCTGGTCTAACCCTAGCTAGCCTTTGCATTCCCCaggtatctattttataaaaactaaagaatGATGATCTGTTTGGAGATCTAAGTAAtttctttgatttttgttttctttttgttcagaGCATTGGCTATGCAACTCTTGCAAAGCTTGATCCTCAATATGGCCTATGTAagtttatattatgtataaaagTCATGTGTCTTTTATtgcttgataaaaaaaatgtgtttgatACAGTCGAAATTCTAAATGTGTCTTGAACTAGACTTATATATGGAGCGTTACACATTTACAGATTCGAGCGTGGTGCCACCGTTGATATACGCATTGATGGGAACATCAAGAGAGGTAGCAATCGGACCAGTGGCTGTGGTATCTCTCCTTTTATCCTCAATGTTGCAGGAACTAATCGATCCAGAAACAGATCCCTTAGGCTACACGAAACTCGTTTTGACAACAACTTTCTTCGCTGGAATCTTCCAAGCTTCTTTCGGAATATTCAGATTGGGGTTTCTCGTGGATTTTCTGTCGCACGCAGCCATAGTAGGGTTCATGGGTGGTGCAGCCATTGTAATAGGACTCCAACAGCTTAAAGGTTTGCTTGGTATCACTAACTTCACCACAAACACTGACATTGTTTCTGTTCTTCGAACTGTCTGGAGATCTTGTCATCAACAATGGAGTCCTCATACTTTCATCCTCGGATGTTCTTTCCTCAGTTTTATCCTTATCGCTCGTTTCATCGTAAGTAAAATTTAAAGTTGCTTTGGTTAATAAATCTAACACTAATTCTTAACTTTTGGTTCGATTCAATCTGAGTCTACCATATGAAGGTTCACGTGCTTTCGTTCCAGACCAATTagcaataaatatataatgacaTACTATgctaaaatattgtttttcttcacgtttaaaaatatacatatgtatAGGGTACTAAAAGTGTTagataataaaatgaatttaacaatggaatatatgtatattaggggaaaaagaacaaaaagctGTTTTGGCTACCGGCAATAGCTCCGTTGATCTCCGTCGTAGTTTCAACGTTAATGGTGTTTCTCACTAAAGCCGACGAGCATGGCGTGAAGACAGTGAGGCATATCAAAGGAGGTCTTAATCCCATATCAATTAACGATCTTGAGTTTAATACTCCTCATCTTGGACATATCGCTAAAATCGGATTAATCGTTGCTGTTGTCGCTTTAACCGTGAGTCATTAACGTTTGACTATTAATTACTTATTTTCTattattgttttgattaattaattacacaTTTTTATCAGGAGGCCATTGCGGTGGGAAGGTCGTTCGCGGGAATAAAAGGGTATAGACTCGATGGAAACAAAGAAATGGTGGCCATTGGATTTATGAATGTTCTTGGTTCCTTAACATCTTGTTATGCTGCTACTGGTAATTTAACAAAATCTGCATTTCTTTAAATATGGAGATATATCAGTATCCTACTATATATACGATTGACATAACACATAAAAGTCATTTTGGTGGATGAATACAATTTGCTTACGTATTATTTTGTGAACTTCCTAGCTAGATCTTACTATTAAAtaacaataagaaaaataatttcaaaacttaaatgacCATCGCAGTgagaatttattttaattaaatataaacatCGATACATGTAAATGTAACTATATTCTTCTATATACGTAAATTACGTGTTCTGGCGACCTAAATTTGGCAAAATCGTcatcttatttttttcctaCAACAATTTTGCTTTAGGTTCTTTCTCTCGGACGGCGGTGAACTTCGCTGCCGGGTGTGAGACGGCGATGTCGAACATTGTAATGGCGGTTACAGTTTTTGTAGCACTCGAGTGCTTAACGAGGCTTCTCTACTATACTCCAATCGCGATCCTCGCCTCCATAATCCTTTCAGCACTTCCGGGATTAATCGACATTAATGAAGCTATTCACATTTGGAAAATTGATAAATTGGACTTTCTTGCTCTCATTGGAGCTTTCTTTGGCGTTTTATTCGGCTCTGTCGAGATCGGACTCCTCGTTGCGGTACGGATAAACATCgtctaaaaaaatatacacaaatATTAAGTCATAAAGTTATAACAATACCTttgatgttttttattataaagatCGAGTTTAATTGATTGTATCTTTGTAGGTGGTTATTTCGTTTGCCAAGATCATACTCATATCGATTCGACCAGGGATTGAAACGCTCGGAAGAATTCCTGGGACCGACATTTTTGCAGATACTGATCAGTATCCTATGTCGGTTAAGACTCCCAGAGTGTTGATTTGTCGTGTCAAATCTGCATTGTTGTGCTTTGCTAATGCTAGTTCCATCGAGGAAAGGTATTGATGCACATAGGTTGAGCCCATATTGACTGAttacaaagttataatttattttatatatttagcaTCTACGTTCCTATAGGATAATGAGATGGAtaaacgaggaagaagaagatgaaaacacAATGAGCAACGATGAGAGAAAGATCCTTTTTGTAGTCCTTGATATGTCAAGTAAGTGGACTTGCATAAAATAATGCAAaactatatacaatataattttttctttttaaaatgatCGTAGGTTCAATtctcttcttttactaacttCAACTGTTTTCTATATGATTGTTagtattataagaaaaaaataatttttatttattttgttttataacatTCCTCCTTTTTCTTAATTAACAGATTTAATGAACGTTGATACATCGGGAATTACGGCATTGGTGGAGCTCCATAATAATCTATCCAAATTGTATTGAGGTAAATCACATATTCTTACAAAGTTATAATCGTCCCCGATCTATAGAACAAAATTAACGATAGAATAAATATCGTTTTGATATTGATTTGCAGCTCGTGATCGTTAACCCTAATGGCATGTATTCCACAAGCTGAATCAAGCAAAGTTCGTCAGCAAATCGGCGGCAGAGTCTATTTGACAATCAGAGAAGCTTCGATGCTTGCTTTGGActgaaagttgagaaaataatataatcaaCATGCGTGTTTTACGGATCATGCGagtttagtaatttaaaatGCACGTGTGCatgatgatgataattataAGTACGTATGTGCTATGTAAGTGCCTTGGTACGTCGAATGATTAAATAATGTATATgatataatttgtaaaatattaatctataaaataattatggaATCATAATCTTATGATATAAAATCGTAGCAAAATCTTATCGAAAATGTAATTAGAATAGAATATGAATTTGTATTGTATGACATTGAATAATGTTGTATTAATTAGTATTAACAACTGATTTAATGATGATAATAATATATAGCGCTAGTATTGTAATATGATGATATATAATTATCGATGATTAATTATGCAATCATATTATAATGATGTAAAGTATGAGATAATCAATATAATGTAATAATATgtgtataatttattataatataatattattattcatgtagtattaaatatttatgttaaataGATGTTGTAATGTAATGTATAATGAACGCGCTTGTTAAAGATGATCTAATTTTCCATCTGCAAAGTCGCTTATTAGCAGTATACTAGTATTCCATCACTAATTTTCAACGATGTTGCGTATAAAAACTACAAAGTATAAACCGATTTGGAGAGAAAAACACACGTGTGTCTAAGTTCAATGTATCTTAATCAAGGAGCAAGGTATATGGTGAATCAGTTTCCAGACTCTTAATcattttttagtaataaatatgtgttaaaattttatttaaaagccTGTAATTTTTGTCTTCCATgcaaatatcttatttaagggttcttataaaaaattttaaacattgttttatttaagataaaatgtatttattatataaacatattaaagataacattgtaacatagattttaaaataaaaacataaaaataaagattagtaaaaaaatcaagaataatttgaaagaaacatcTGAACCCAATTGGTGTCTTTATCACGTCCAAATttaatcattccataaacgtaTATAGTcttcttcacgatttctttcgatataaaCTCGTTTCGATACTTTGGTGTtgtgaataaaattttatacatacAACTTCATATAGACACAAGCAATTTGATTCTTAAGTCTGTGACAAATCTTTACAAGTCGAGTAGTTTGATTAAGGGTTTTAATAAATAAGCTTATTTGTTTACCATTTGTAGTTTTATGGACGACTAAAGTTAGTGATCCCTGGTCCTCAGGGAAGGAGGCAAGTAAACATGTTTTGTCTACTCTTGCAGAAACTGAATATCACATTCAGACAAGGATCTGCTCGGCTTTAGGTTCACAGCAAGGGTCAACATATTAGGATCGGACGAGGACATGAACCATAAAGCCGCAGGCAGCTACAACGATCTGGCCTGATTGATTGGCAATAGTATCTGAAAGAAGAACAGAGCAATCCAACTGATATTCATTCACATATATACATACTTGGGTCCAATTTCTGACCTATTTACAAATTCTTGATTATTATCTATACACTATCTTTTACAACCACAAAGAATCAAAGAACCAACTAGCTCCTATAAGTTAGAGACTTCGGTTTTGTATAGTCTTCGATTCAGTGGAAGGAACTGTCCGAGACAGGAATATGTTACCCTTTGAATCTTTCCTGCTGTACCTCTCCACCTCATTTCTCATCACTATGAGGCAGATGAGGAACTATATCTCTGTCATGTGTGATCCTGAAGGTATTAGGCACAAACAAATGTCATGACTTGAACGTTTTCTTCTCTTCATTACATGCAAGCTTACATCTCAACACAAGTCAATTAACAACTTTAAAGGAACCAAAACTGCAGGCCTAACCGTTGAATTGTGGTAAGTGTTGATACTGGATTTCGTACTAAATCCATCCCGCTAAAAGAATTAGAATACCGGTTAGCATTAACTCGAGTTGAGTTTAAACCAGCCCAGAGAGACGTAATATCGGCCCATAGAGCCCGCACGAGTCAAAATGAGATCTTTGGCTTGGATCAAAGACTAAGTCTAAAAGATCCCCCATATCTCGGAAGGTAGC includes these proteins:
- the LOC106427077 gene encoding sulfate transporter 2.1-like; amino-acid sequence: MKERDSESFESLSQVLPNTSNPAHMIQMAMANSGSSAAAPPRQDQHDRSKWLLDCPEPPSPWHELKSQVKESFLTKAKRFKSLQKQPLPKRILSILQAVFPIFGWCRNYKLIMFKNDLMAGLTLASLCIPQSIGYATLAKLDPQYGLYSSVVPPLIYALMGTSREVAIGPVAVVSLLLSSMLQELIDPETDPLGYTKLVLTTTFFAGIFQASFGIFRLGFLVDFLSHAAIVGFMGGAAIVIGLQQLKGLLGITNFTTNTDIVSVLRTVWRSCHQQWSPHTFILGCSFLSFILIARFIGKKNKKLFWLPAIAPLISVVVSTLMVFLTKADEHGVKTVRHIKGGLNPISINDLEFNTPHLGHIAKIGLIVAVVALTEAIAVGRSFAGIKGYRLDGNKEMVAIGFMNVLGSLTSCYAATGSFSRTAVNFAAGCETAMSNIVMAVTVFVALECLTRLLYYTPIAILASIILSALPGLIDINEAIHIWKIDKLDFLALIGAFFGVLFGSVEIGLLVAVVISFAKIILISIRPGIETLGRIPGTDIFADTDQYPMSVKTPRVLICRVKSALLCFANASSIEERIMRWINEEEEDENTMSNDERKILFVVLDMSNLMNVDTSGITALVELHNNLSKLY